From a single Rutidosis leptorrhynchoides isolate AG116_Rl617_1_P2 chromosome 5, CSIRO_AGI_Rlap_v1, whole genome shotgun sequence genomic region:
- the LOC139848726 gene encoding uncharacterized protein translates to MREPSKDDIIRLYKAHEEIHGLPGMIRNIDCMHWAWGKCPVAWKAQFTRGDHKFPTIMLETVASYDNWIWHAFFGVSGSDNDLNVLSASDLFNSMLNEEIEDIPFTANGVEYKRGYYFADDIYLGWVSLVKTFSSANDQKCTYF, encoded by the coding sequence ATGCGAGAGCCTTCCAAGGATGATATCATACGATTGTATAAGGCTCATGAAGAAATTCATGGTTTACCTGGAATGATCAGAAAcatagattgtatgcattgggcatgGGGAAAATGTCCCGTTGCATGGAAAGCTCAATTTACTCGAGGCGATCACAAATTTCCAACTATTATGCTTGAAACCGTAGCCTCATATGATAATTGGATCTGGCATGCTTTCTTTGGTGTTTCGGGTTCAGATAACGATTTAAACGTCTTGAGCGCTAGTGATCTCTTCAACTCAATGCTTAATGAAGAAATAGAAGACATCCCTTTTACTGCAAATGGTGTTGAGTACAAAAGAGGATATTACTTTGCCGACGATATATACCTCGGGTGGGTATCATTGGTTAAGACGTTTTCAAGTGCAAATGATCAAAAATGTACTTACTTTTAG